The following proteins are co-located in the Styela clava chromosome 15, kaStyClav1.hap1.2, whole genome shotgun sequence genome:
- the LOC120334573 gene encoding uncharacterized protein LOC120334573 has protein sequence MIENMKMLVTFLYMILLNTVLEIDEVELATCSGSNRHNCLLSLPKTVNECEKQPLCSWCRNQRNTLKCQTDDLSCIVPDHEEIPGVITQYVCEVLGGVFCKGDQSCKCVYPEPVRSVCVKKKSNPECRDSRGNSIIFENMCHRHGCVWCPFGTRPKKHAGRCFQKPAAFSTCSSSSGCCRDQNCLSGPFSEAECERKGCHTCADDNGNILCNFGSPPPPSMQCSGSSDNRFNCLVGRDKTLFNCLANPFCNWCPDLTNMRKCQTTNRACITPDHEEVAGGHNTKASCQANGGVFCDGDRKTKCVYPERIRSICLKKHTNQLTECTNVAARASEILCHRAKCVWCPANIYPTKHRNKCFERPPRVGCGRETCCREFTCLSGPNPNPDLCKAKGCHICTDKNGDDLCNFGEAPPPTTTTSTTTTPTTTTPTTTTPTTTTPTTTTPTTTTPTTTTPTTTTPTTTTPTTTTPTTTTPTTTTPTTTTPTTTTPHPDNCKVIENSEDCFSDTTSSPSETICMEMGCTWCRNPETATYICRRESFPDTCTSNILCPTPSSNTFPKCKSRGCEWCGSETSFADCQASTYCTTCDCEDRVNCHAGSAAACEEKLCLWCPAATDFKCMNLDSEGITTPGVWTLCSRTCGTGSQWQYDPNCNLESFYMCPRIHRLCNVDVICPPFEFCDNGHRPRHVDGGACCEDHTLNCGRNPYNTGGKRRKKRVVGGTNINTIENQPWLVVIYIEETQKCTGTLVSNMHVITHESCISGKLPADIVVNLEQYDRASPPTNQKNVASLFTQGDIGLIVLDAPVVTITTTVHPLCLPGGEFPKIDTDCIIAGWGITDPATTDCTSQAHEATVRTLSWGLCEQAWTGSGVSDANKYFCAGNPEVGGPDACTGDKGGPLMCQRCENCGWFLAGVATPYIGCGEVMKPTVYARVDAVEQWLVNNMAVPVLDPGPYSC, from the exons AtgattgaaaatatgaagatgtTAGTTACTTTTCTTTATATGATTCTTCTGAACACCGTACTTGAGATTGACGAAGTAGAATTGGCAA CTTGTTCTGGTTCAAATCGACACAACTGCTTATTGAGTCTTCCGAAAACAGTGAATGAGTGCGAAAAACAACCATTATGCAGTTGGTGCCGAAACCAGAGAAATACGTTAAAATGTCAAACTg ACGACCTTTCATGTATTGTACCTGACCACGAGGAAATACCAGGAGTTATAACTCAATATGTATGCGAAGTTCTAGGTGGTGTTTTTTGCAAGGGTGACCAATCATGCAAATGTGTTTATC CCGAACCAGTTCGTTCTGTCTGCGTAAAGAAAAAAAGCAATCCTGAGTGCCGTGACAGTAGAGGgaattccattatatttgaaaatatgtgtcATCGGCACGGCTGTGTTTGGTGCCCTTTTGGCACAAGACCTAAAAAACATGCAGGGAGATGTTTCCAAAAACCAG CTGCTTTTTCGACATGCAGCAGCAGTTCCGGTTGTTGCAGAGATCAAAATTGTCTATCGGGACCATTTTCTGAAGCTGAATGTGAACGAAAAGGTTGCCATACTTGTGCGGACGACAATGGcaatattttatgtaatttcGGGTCTCCTCCACCTCCTTCAATGC AGTGTTCTGGTTCTAGTGATAACCGATTCAATTGTTTGGTTGGCCGAGACAAGACACTTTTCAACTGCCTCGCGAACCCCTTTTGCAACTGGTGCCCGGATCTGACCAACATGCGGAAATGTCAAACAA CAAACCGTGCCTGCATAACACCCGATCACGAAGAGGTTGCTGGTGGACACAATACTAAAGCATCATGCCAGGCAAATGGTGGAGTGTTCTGTGACGGAGATCGAAAAACTAAATGTGTTTACC CGGAACGTATTCGTTCAATCTGCTTGAAAAAACACACAAACCAATTGACGGAGTGTACAAATGTTGCTGCAAGAGCATCTGAGATACTTTGTCATCGGGCCAAATGCGTGTGGTGTCCTGCTAACATATATCCAACAAAGCACCGAAATAAGTGTTTCGAGAGACCAC CAAGAGTGGGTTGTGGACGTGAGACATGCTGTCGAGAGTTCACGTGTCTCTCTGGCCCCAATCCAAATCCAGATCTATGTAAGGCTAAGGGTTGCCACATTTGCACGGACAAGAATGGCGATGACCTGTGTAATTTCGGAGAAGCACCTCCACCTACGACGACTACTTCAACTACGACTACTCCAACTACTACGACTCCCACTACAACTACTCCCACTACAACTACTCCCACTACAACTACTCCCACTACAACTACTCCTACCACGACTACTCCAACTACGACTACTCCCACTACAACTACTCCTACCACGACTACTCCAACTACGACTACTCCCACTACAACTACTCCTACCACGACTACTCCCACTACGACTACTCCTCATC ctGACAACTGCAAAGTAATCGAGAACAGTGAGGACTGTTTTTCTGATACAACTTCATCTCCTAGCGAAACAATATGTATGGAAATGGGATGTACTTGGTGCCGGAATCCTGAAACAGCAACATATATTTGCAGACGAG AATCGTTTCCGGATACCTGCACTTCAAATATTCTATGCCCTACTCCGAGTTCGAACACATTCCCAAAATGTAAATCTCGCGGCTGCGAGTGGTGTGGCTCTGAAACCTCATTCGCCGATTGCCAAG CCTCAACCTATTGCACTACCTGTGATTGTGAGGACCGTGTCAACTGTCATGCTGGATCGGCCGCTGCGTGCGAGGAAAAACTCTGCTTGTGGTGTCCAGCAGCAACTGATTTTAAATGCATGAACTTGGATTCTGAGGGAA taaCTACCCCTGGAGTATGGACATTGTGTTCACGGACATGTGGAACTGGATCCCAGTGGCAATACGATCCGAATTGCAATTTAGAAAGTTTTTATATGTGTCCGAGAATACATAGGTTATGTAACGTAGACGTCATTTGTCCTCCATTTG AGTTTTGCGATAATGGCCATAGACCAAGGCATGTGGATGGCGGAGCATGTTGTGAAGACCACACTTTGAATTGTGGAAGAAATCCTTACAACACAGGTGGAAAACGACGAAAGAAAAGGGTCGTCGGAGGAACGAATATAAATACAATTGAAAACCAACCCTGGCTG GTCGTTATATATATCGAAGAAACGCAGAAATGTACGGGAACATTGGTTTCAAACATGCACGTTATTACCCACGAATCATGTATTAG CGGGAAACTTCCAGCAGATATTGTAGTCAACCTTGAGCAGTATGACAGAGCTAGCCCCCCAACAAACCAGAAAAATGTGGCGTCGTTGTTTACCCAAGGTGATATCGGACTGATAGTG TTGGATGCACCTGTTGTCACAATCACTACTACAGTTCACCCTCTTTGTCTCCCaggaggtgaattccccaaaaTTGATACGGATTGTATTATAGCTGGATGGGGGATAA CTGACCCAGCTACAACTGATTGTACGTCCCAAGCACACGAAGCAACGGTACGCACATTGTCATGGGGCCTATGCGAACAAGCCTGGACTGGAAGTGGAGTTAGCGATGCCAATAAGTATTTTTGCGCCGGTAATCCAGAAGTAGGAGGACCAGACGCTTGTACG GGTGATAAAGGTGGGCCATTGATGTGCCAAAGATGCGAAAACTGTGGATGGTTTCTAGCTGGTGTCGCTACCCCTTATATTGGATGTGGGGAAGTTATGAAGCCTACTGTTTACGCCAGAGTGGACGCTGTTGAGCAATGGCTCGTGAATAATATGGCTGTACCAGTTTTAGATCCCGGACCATATTCTTGTTAA